A section of the Campylobacter lanienae NCTC 13004 genome encodes:
- the atpC gene encoding ATP synthase F1 subunit epsilon, producing MNTIHLEIVTPEGLIFSNDAKMVVLPGADGEFGVLPGHASLVSLLQIGVVDIENLDGTHDAVAIDWGYAKIDEDKISILVDGAVYVSGNSESDIAKSIENAKALVRKMQDNNGILATALAKIENSARAR from the coding sequence ATGAATACAATACATTTAGAAATAGTCACCCCAGAAGGGCTAATATTTTCTAATGATGCTAAAATGGTAGTTCTTCCTGGTGCGGATGGTGAATTTGGAGTTTTGCCAGGCCACGCCTCTTTAGTTTCACTACTTCAAATTGGAGTAGTTGATATCGAAAATTTGGATGGAACGCACGATGCTGTTGCTATTGATTGGGGTTATGCTAAGATTGATGAAGATAAGATTAGTATCTTAGTTGATGGTGCTGTATATGTGAGCGGTAATAGCGAAAGTGATATCGCTAAATCCATAGAAAATGCCAAAGCTCTTGTTAGAAAAATGCAAGATAATAATGGTATCTTGGCTACTGCTTTGGCTAAGATAGAGAATTCAGCAAGAGCTAGATAA
- the atpD gene encoding F0F1 ATP synthase subunit beta — translation MKGVISQVMGPVVDVDFKDYLPKINEAIEVNFSVEGNRHRLVLETAAHLGDNRVRTIAMDMSEGLTRGLEATALGAPISVPVGEKVLGRIFNVVGDLIDEGAEEKFDTKWSIHRDPPPFEEQSTKSEIFETGIKVVDLLAPYAKGGKVGLFGGAGVGKTVIIMELIHNVAFKHSGYSVFAGVGERTREGNDLYNEMKESGVLDKVALCYGQMNEPPGARNRIALTGLTMAEYFRDEMGLDVLMFIDNIFRFSQSGSEMSALLGRIPSAVGYQPTLASEMGKLQERITSTKKGSITSVQAVYVPADDLTDPAPATVFAHLDATTVLNRAIAEKGIYPAVDPLDSTSRMLDPQILGEEHYKIARGVQAVLQKYKDLQDIIAILGMDELSEEDKLTVDRARKIEKYLSQPFFVAEVFTGSPGKYVSLEETIAGFKGILEGKYDHLPENAFYMVGNIDEAIAKAEKMKS, via the coding sequence ATGAAAGGTGTAATTAGCCAAGTTATGGGTCCTGTAGTTGATGTTGATTTCAAAGACTACTTGCCTAAGATTAACGAAGCTATCGAAGTGAATTTTAGTGTTGAGGGTAATAGACATAGATTAGTTTTAGAAACCGCTGCACATCTAGGCGATAATAGAGTTAGAACAATCGCTATGGATATGAGCGAAGGGCTTACTAGGGGATTAGAAGCCACTGCTCTTGGTGCGCCTATTAGCGTTCCAGTAGGTGAAAAAGTTTTGGGTAGAATTTTCAATGTTGTTGGCGATTTGATAGATGAAGGTGCTGAAGAGAAATTTGATACAAAATGGTCTATCCATAGAGATCCACCGCCATTTGAAGAACAAAGCACAAAAAGCGAAATTTTTGAAACAGGTATAAAAGTAGTTGATCTTTTAGCTCCATACGCAAAAGGTGGTAAAGTTGGACTATTTGGTGGTGCTGGTGTTGGTAAGACAGTTATCATAATGGAGCTGATCCACAATGTTGCTTTTAAACATAGTGGTTACTCTGTATTTGCTGGTGTTGGTGAGAGGACAAGAGAGGGTAATGACCTTTATAATGAGATGAAAGAATCAGGTGTTTTAGACAAAGTTGCCCTATGCTATGGTCAAATGAATGAGCCACCAGGGGCAAGAAATCGTATAGCACTTACTGGTCTTACAATGGCTGAATACTTCCGTGATGAGATGGGATTAGATGTTCTTATGTTTATTGATAATATCTTTAGATTTTCTCAATCAGGTTCAGAGATGTCAGCACTTCTTGGCCGTATCCCAAGTGCTGTTGGTTATCAACCAACACTTGCTAGTGAGATGGGAAAACTGCAAGAGAGAATCACATCAACCAAAAAAGGCTCTATCACATCAGTGCAAGCTGTATATGTCCCAGCTGATGACCTTACTGACCCAGCCCCTGCGACAGTTTTTGCTCACCTTGATGCGACTACAGTTCTTAACCGTGCTATTGCTGAAAAGGGTATCTATCCAGCAGTTGATCCGCTAGATTCTACTTCAAGAATGTTAGATCCTCAAATTTTAGGTGAAGAGCACTATAAAATAGCTCGTGGAGTTCAAGCGGTATTACAAAAATATAAAGATTTACAAGATATTATCGCAATCCTTGGTATGGATGAGCTAAGTGAAGAAGATAAACTTACAGTTGATAGAGCTAGAAAAATAGAAAAATACCTATCTCAACCATTCTTCGTAGCTGAAGTTTTCACAGGAAGCCCTGGTAAATATGTGAGCTTAGAAGAGACAATTGCGGGATTTAAGGGCATTTTAGAAGGTAAATATGATCACCTACCAGAAAATGCATTTTATATGGTAGGAAATATTGATGAGGCTATCGCTAAAGCTGAAAAGATGAAATCGTAA
- the atpG gene encoding ATP synthase F1 subunit gamma, whose product MSNLKDIKRKIKSVQNTQKTTKAMKLVSTAKLKKAEEAARHSRVYALKINEVLSEIAYEINKFKIVGEGNKFFDTEAKVEKVDIIFVTADKGLCGGFNVATIKTIRNMIDEYKSKKIKVRLRAVGKKGIEFFNFQGIEILESYRGVSSAPTYEKAQDVIRAAISDFTAGVTDKVVLVHNGYKNMISQEIRVNTIVPVEPPKIQDDNQQGSLMDFEPEHDDRILDELMRKYFEYSMYYALIDSLAAEHSARMQAMDNATNNAKARVRELNLAYNKARQESITTELIEIISGVESMK is encoded by the coding sequence ATGTCAAATTTAAAAGATATCAAAAGAAAGATCAAGAGCGTTCAAAACACGCAAAAGACGACAAAAGCTATGAAGCTTGTCTCTACTGCTAAGCTCAAAAAAGCAGAAGAGGCGGCTCGTCATTCTCGTGTTTATGCTCTAAAGATTAATGAAGTCTTAAGCGAGATAGCTTATGAGATTAACAAATTTAAAATCGTCGGCGAAGGAAATAAATTCTTTGATACAGAAGCTAAAGTAGAAAAGGTTGATATAATCTTCGTTACTGCTGATAAGGGTCTTTGCGGTGGTTTTAATGTTGCAACTATCAAAACTATAAGAAATATGATAGATGAATATAAATCTAAAAAAATAAAAGTCCGCTTAAGAGCTGTTGGTAAAAAGGGTATTGAATTTTTCAATTTTCAAGGTATTGAAATTTTAGAAAGTTATCGTGGTGTTAGCTCAGCCCCTACATATGAGAAGGCTCAAGATGTGATTAGGGCTGCTATTAGTGATTTTACGGCTGGTGTGACAGATAAGGTTGTATTGGTCCATAATGGATATAAAAATATGATCTCTCAAGAGATTAGAGTCAATACCATAGTGCCAGTTGAACCACCAAAAATTCAAGATGATAATCAGCAAGGCTCACTAATGGATTTTGAACCAGAGCACGATGATAGAATCCTTGATGAGCTGATGAGAAAATACTTTGAGTATAGTATGTATTATGCTCTTATTGACTCTTTAGCAGCGGAGCATAGTGCTAGAATGCAAGCTATGGATAATGCTACAAACAACGCAAAAGCCAGAGTAAGAGAGTTAAATCTTGCCTATAATAAAGCAAGACAAGAAAGCATCACAACAGAGCTTATAGAGATTATAAGCGGCGTTGAGAGTATGAAGTAA
- the atpA gene encoding F0F1 ATP synthase subunit alpha has translation MSVKLKADEISSIIKERIENFDLSVNIEETGKVISVADGVANVYGLKNVMAGEMVEFENGQKGMALNLEESSVGVVVLGSCNDIKEGSSVKRLARLLRVPVGDALIGRVVNALGEPIDGKGVIDATETRFIEEKAKGIMARKSVHEPLQTGIKAIDGLVPIGRGQRELIIGDRQTGKTTVATDTIINQKGQDVICIYVAIGQKQSTVAQVVKKLEEYGAMDYTIVVNASASDSAALQYLAPYAGVTMGEYFRDNSRHALIIYDDLSKHAVAYREMSLILRRPPGREAYPGDVFYLHSRLLERASKLSDKLGAGSLTALPIIETQAGDVSAYIPTNVISITDGQIFLESDLFNSGIRPAINVGLSVSRVGGSAQIKAIKKVSGTLRLDLAQYRELQAFAQFASDLDESSRKQLERGQRMVEVLKQPPYSPLPVENQVVIIYAGSNGYLDDIPVSAVTKFEAELYPYIEAKYPDIFEQIRNKKALDKDIEEALDKALNEFKAIFSAE, from the coding sequence GTGAGTGTTAAGTTAAAAGCTGATGAGATTAGCAGTATCATCAAAGAACGCATAGAGAACTTTGATCTTAGCGTGAATATTGAAGAGACTGGCAAAGTTATATCAGTCGCAGATGGCGTGGCAAATGTTTATGGTCTTAAAAATGTCATGGCCGGCGAGATGGTTGAGTTTGAAAATGGTCAAAAAGGTATGGCCTTAAATCTAGAAGAGAGCAGTGTAGGGGTTGTTGTCTTAGGTAGTTGTAATGATATCAAAGAAGGAAGTAGCGTCAAAAGACTGGCCAGACTTCTTAGAGTGCCAGTAGGTGATGCGCTAATCGGCCGTGTTGTAAATGCTCTTGGTGAGCCAATAGATGGCAAAGGGGTTATAGATGCTACTGAAACTAGATTTATAGAAGAAAAAGCCAAAGGAATTATGGCTAGAAAATCTGTCCATGAGCCATTACAAACAGGTATTAAAGCTATTGATGGTCTTGTGCCAATCGGTAGAGGCCAAAGAGAGCTTATAATCGGCGACCGCCAAACCGGTAAAACCACAGTTGCTACAGATACAATAATCAACCAAAAAGGTCAAGATGTTATATGTATATATGTCGCTATCGGTCAAAAACAATCAACAGTAGCTCAAGTGGTTAAAAAGCTTGAAGAATACGGCGCTATGGATTATACAATAGTTGTAAATGCTAGCGCAAGTGATTCTGCGGCACTTCAATACCTAGCTCCATATGCGGGCGTAACAATGGGTGAGTATTTCCGTGATAACTCTCGCCACGCACTTATCATATATGATGATCTAAGCAAACACGCCGTAGCATATCGTGAAATGTCACTTATCCTTCGCCGCCCACCAGGTCGTGAAGCATATCCGGGTGATGTTTTCTATCTACACTCCAGATTGCTTGAAAGAGCTAGCAAACTAAGTGATAAATTAGGCGCAGGAAGCCTCACAGCTTTACCTATTATTGAGACTCAAGCAGGCGATGTTTCAGCTTATATCCCAACTAATGTTATCTCTATTACAGATGGTCAAATTTTCTTAGAGAGCGATCTATTTAACTCAGGTATCCGCCCAGCGATCAATGTCGGTCTATCTGTATCTCGTGTTGGTGGTTCAGCTCAGATCAAAGCTATCAAAAAAGTATCTGGTACATTAAGATTGGATCTTGCTCAATATCGCGAACTTCAAGCTTTTGCTCAATTTGCTAGCGATCTTGATGAGAGCAGCAGGAAACAGCTTGAAAGAGGTCAAAGAATGGTTGAGGTATTAAAACAACCACCTTATAGCCCACTTCCAGTAGAAAATCAAGTTGTCATCATCTATGCGGGTAGTAATGGATATTTAGATGATATTCCAGTATCTGCTGTTACTAAATTTGAGGCTGAACTTTATCCATATATCGAGGCTAAATATCCAGATATTTTTGAACAAATTCGCAACAAAAAAGCACTTGATAAAGATATTGAAGAAGCACTAGATAAAGCATTAAATGAATTTAAAGCAATATTTAGCGCTGAATAA
- a CDS encoding F0F1 ATP synthase subunit delta translates to MREIVAKKYVKALILALDASEFDRASDEFKKLASAFSIPKFNFIIDSPMIDAKSKVEFLLSLIDDSSNKKLGNFLLLLSQRQRLHLIPEISKEFEYQKAIRDAKYKGIISGNIDITPAQKSELESKFSNKFDVKVEFETIKNDFNGIKIELDDLGVEVSFSIDRLKAQMSEYILKVI, encoded by the coding sequence ATGAGAGAAATAGTAGCAAAAAAATATGTAAAAGCGCTAATTCTTGCTTTGGATGCTAGTGAATTTGATAGAGCAAGTGATGAGTTTAAGAAGTTAGCATCTGCATTTTCTATCCCTAAATTTAATTTTATCATAGACTCTCCTATGATTGATGCTAAATCAAAGGTTGAATTTCTACTATCTTTAATAGATGATAGCTCAAATAAAAAACTAGGCAATTTTTTATTGCTTTTAAGCCAAAGGCAAAGATTGCATTTAATACCAGAAATTTCAAAAGAATTTGAGTATCAAAAAGCTATAAGAGATGCTAAATACAAAGGTATAATATCAGGAAATATAGATATAACCCCAGCACAAAAAAGCGAATTAGAGAGCAAATTTTCGAATAAATTTGATGTAAAAGTTGAATTTGAAACTATTAAAAATGATTTTAATGGTATCAAAATCGAACTTGATGATTTAGGTGTTGAGGTGAGTTTTTCTATCGATAGACTAAAAGCTCAAATGAGTGAATATATATTAAAAGTAATTTAA
- a CDS encoding F0F1 ATP synthase subunit B: MNIKFILLLIAPIFAFGAASGNGEYDIVPRVINFVIFFAILYYLIAKPIKAAYNGRINSIANRLNAIQEKLKASNAKREEAAKRVENAKVIASDLTEAINKEIEIMLAKIEKDTQNEIHILEKSYEEQKDFEERKLVRVVVSEILDELFESDAIKIDQNELVNLIIKKVS; encoded by the coding sequence ATGAATATTAAATTTATTCTATTGCTTATAGCTCCGATATTTGCTTTTGGTGCTGCTAGTGGAAATGGTGAGTATGACATAGTCCCTAGGGTGATTAACTTTGTTATATTCTTTGCTATTTTGTATTATCTAATAGCTAAACCTATAAAAGCCGCTTATAATGGTAGGATTAACTCTATTGCCAATAGATTAAATGCTATTCAAGAGAAGTTAAAAGCATCAAACGCCAAAAGAGAAGAGGCAGCTAAAAGGGTAGAAAATGCTAAAGTAATAGCTAGCGATCTAACTGAGGCTATCAATAAAGAGATAGAAATTATGCTAGCTAAGATAGAAAAAGATACTCAAAACGAGATCCATATCTTAGAAAAAAGCTATGAAGAGCAAAAAGATTTTGAAGAAAGAAAGCTTGTTAGAGTTGTAGTAAGCGAAATTTTGGATGAGTTATTTGAAAGTGACGCTATAAAAATTGATCAAAATGAGCTTGTTAATCTTATTATTAAGAAGGTGAGCTAA
- a CDS encoding FoF1 ATP synthase subunit B' has protein sequence MLQIDPPLLLITLVIFLGLIFVLNSILYKPLLGFIDDRNRSIKNDEESVSKNASDVGSYEAQIDKILSDARAEAQAKKHAALSQAKEKAATQIAIKKESLEADYNSFIAGLIDRKAELKSNLTAKIPELKSALAGSLSKI, from the coding sequence ATGCTACAGATAGATCCGCCGTTGTTGCTGATCACGCTAGTGATCTTTTTAGGGCTTATCTTTGTGTTAAATTCCATTCTCTACAAGCCTTTGCTTGGTTTCATTGATGATAGAAATAGATCTATCAAAAATGATGAAGAGAGCGTTAGCAAAAATGCTAGCGATGTTGGAAGTTATGAAGCACAAATAGATAAGATTCTAAGTGATGCCAGAGCTGAAGCACAAGCTAAAAAGCACGCTGCTTTAAGCCAAGCCAAAGAGAAGGCCGCTACACAAATCGCTATCAAAAAAGAGAGCTTAGAAGCTGATTATAACAGCTTTATAGCGGGATTGATTGATAGAAAAGCTGAGTTAAAATCAAATTTAACCGCCAAAATCCCAGAATTAAAAAGTGCCCTTGCTGGTTCTTTATCTAAAATATAG
- a CDS encoding ParB/RepB/Spo0J family partition protein, which translates to MALGRGLDSILGDVEQAYNKELNKELVAEIDIDRIQPNPFQPRKSFSDEALKELSQSIERHGLIQPIIVIKDGSNFTLIAGERRLRATKLLGLSKIKAIVANIADKNLRELALIENIQRENLSPIELANAYQELINEYKITQETLSSIVKKSRTQITNTLRLLGLDDYTKSLIDDGKITQGHAKIMVGLSSEDQKLVADTIIGQKLSVRDTENLVKRLKSPSQTKKPKIDMKDRENLNLLKDLIEDFGIKCKINGSKLILNLNDSKKIANLIKIIQKIQ; encoded by the coding sequence ATGGCACTTGGCAGAGGACTAGACTCCATTTTAGGAGATGTGGAACAAGCGTATAATAAAGAGTTAAATAAAGAACTAGTGGCTGAAATCGATATCGATAGAATTCAGCCAAATCCATTTCAACCTAGGAAAAGCTTTAGCGATGAAGCCTTAAAAGAGCTTAGCCAAAGTATCGAGCGTCATGGACTTATCCAGCCGATAATTGTCATTAAAGATGGTAGCAACTTTACCTTGATCGCTGGCGAGAGACGCTTACGAGCTACTAAACTGCTTGGTTTAAGCAAAATCAAAGCAATTGTAGCCAATATCGCAGATAAAAATTTAAGAGAGTTAGCGCTAATTGAAAATATCCAAAGAGAAAATTTAAGCCCAATTGAGTTAGCTAACGCCTATCAAGAGCTTATAAATGAGTATAAAATCACCCAAGAAACTCTCTCATCAATAGTCAAAAAGAGCCGAACGCAGATCACAAATACACTTAGACTTTTAGGTCTTGATGATTATACAAAGAGCTTAATAGATGATGGCAAAATTACTCAAGGTCACGCTAAAATAATGGTAGGATTAAGCAGCGAAGATCAAAAATTAGTCGCTGACACCATAATAGGGCAGAAATTAAGCGTAAGAGATACCGAGAATTTAGTAAAAAGATTAAAAAGCCCCAGTCAAACCAAAAAGCCAAAAATCGATATGAAAGATAGAGAAAATTTAAATTTACTTAAAGATCTAATAGAAGATTTTGGCATCAAATGTAAGATAAATGGTTCAAAATTGATACTAAATTTAAACGATAGTAAAAAAATAGCTAATCTGATAAAAATAATTCAAAAAATTCAGTAG
- a CDS encoding ParA family protein yields MSEIITIANQKGGVGKTTTAVNLAASLAVAEKRVLLLDIDPQANATTGLGFKRSDYEFNIYHVLTGRKNINDIVLKTELKMLDIAPSNIGLVGIEQEFSEQNRDYKTILKNKLAIIRDSYDYIIIDSPPTLGILTINALTASDSVIIPIQCEFYAMEGLAQIFNTVKVIKETINPKLTIKGFLPTMYSAQNNLSKETVADLKKHFSNKLFKAQNCEDGFVIIPRNVKLAESPSFGKPVILYDIKSSGSQAYQNLAYSIMG; encoded by the coding sequence ATGAGTGAGATTATAACCATTGCCAACCAAAAAGGCGGCGTAGGCAAGACTACAACAGCTGTGAATTTAGCAGCATCTTTGGCCGTGGCTGAGAAGAGAGTTTTGCTACTTGATATAGATCCACAAGCCAATGCTACAACTGGTTTGGGATTTAAAAGAAGTGATTATGAATTCAATATCTACCATGTCCTAACAGGTAGAAAAAATATAAATGATATAGTTTTAAAAACAGAGCTAAAAATGCTTGATATCGCCCCATCAAATATAGGATTAGTAGGCATAGAACAAGAATTTAGCGAACAAAATAGAGATTATAAAACCATTTTAAAAAATAAACTTGCCATAATCCGTGATAGCTATGATTATATCATCATTGATAGCCCGCCAACTCTTGGGATTTTGACTATTAATGCACTTACTGCTAGTGATAGTGTTATTATCCCGATCCAGTGTGAATTCTACGCTATGGAGGGGTTAGCACAAATTTTCAATACCGTAAAAGTGATAAAAGAGACAATAAACCCAAAACTAACTATAAAGGGATTTTTGCCTACAATGTATAGCGCACAAAATAACCTTTCTAAAGAGACGGTAGCCGACCTTAAAAAGCACTTTAGCAATAAATTATTTAAAGCACAAAATTGCGAAGATGGATTTGTGATAATCCCTAGAAATGTAAAATTAGCCGAAAGCCCAAGCTTTGGTAAGCCTGTAATTTTGTATGATATTAAATCTAGTGGCTCACAAGCTTATCAAAATTTAGCTTACTCGATAATGGGGTAG